Proteins from a genomic interval of Diospyros lotus cultivar Yz01 chromosome 6, ASM1463336v1, whole genome shotgun sequence:
- the LOC127803206 gene encoding uncharacterized protein LOC127803206, giving the protein MGRNWVVLLLIFAFSFSGFSSVSATPPAKIVGGVVSNVVSGLIKWLWSLKSSATETAVSSRSMMKFEGGYNVETVFDGSKLGIDPYSVEVSPAGELLVLDSENSNIYRISTPLSRYTRPKLIAGSPEGYSGHVDGRPREARMNHPKGITADDRGNIYVADTLNMAIRKISDAGVVTIAGGKWGRGSGHVDGPSEDAKFSNDFEVTYIGSSCSILVVDRGNQAIREIQLHEDDCTHHDDGNLHLGIAVLVAAAFFGYMLALLQRRVSAMLSSRTDPETSARKGTPPPAYQRPVKSVRPPLIPTEDEYDDKPEEGLFGSLARLIFNACSAVLEIFTSLFFGRKKPPRNHLLQQQHYHQQAMKHSNAWPMQESFVIPDEDEPPSIETRTPTSGKAYQYMPREMDNHQFKRSRSFHGGWNGGFPQQAPVQQQQHHQRHYSSSPKTYYEQSCETNEIVFGAVQEQDGRREAVVIKAVDYGDPMYNNHNIKSRYNYMGYSYGY; this is encoded by the exons ATGGGGAGGAATTGGGTCGTCTTGCTTCTCATCTTTGCCTTTTCATTTTCTGGGTTTTCATCAGTTTCAGCCACGCCGCCTGCAA AAATTGTTGGTGGGGTCGTTTCGAATGTTGTCTCTGGCCTGATTAAGTGGCTGTGGTCGCTAAAATCGTCTGCCACCGAAACAG CGGTTTCTAGCCGTTCGATGATGAAATTTGAAGGTGGGTACAACGTCGAAACCGTCTTCGATGGCAGTAAACTTGGAATCGATCCCTACTCGGTTGAAGTCTCTCCAGCTGGGGAGCTTTTGGTTTTGGACTCCGAGAACAGTAACATTTACAGGATTTCAACTCCATTGTCTCGAT ATACCCGGCCGAAGCTGATTGCTGGATCACCTGAAGGGTACTCGGGCCACGTGGATGGGAGGCCAAGAGAAGCTAGGATGAACCACCCGAAAGGGATTACTGCTGATGACAGAGGAAATATCTATGTTGCAGACACTTTGAATATGGCAATCAGGAAGATCAGTGATGCAG GGGTCGTCACTATCGCAGGAGGGAAATGGGGCAGAGGAAGCGGTCATGTTGATGGTCCAAGCGAAGATGCAAAATTCTCAAATGATTTTGAGGTCACTTATATTGGAAGTAGCTGCTCTATTTTGGTTGTAGACAGAGGAAACCAGGCAATTCGAGAGATTCAACTCCATGAAGATGACTGTACCCACCATGACGATGGAAATCTCCACCTAG GGATAGCAGTCCTTGTTGCTGCAGCGTTCTTCGGTTACATGTTGGCCTTGCTACAGCGTAGAGTCAGCGCTATGTTGTCGTCCCGCACT GATCCTGAAACTTCAGCTAGAAAAGGAACACCGCCCCCAGCTTATCAAAGACCTGTTAAATCTGTGAGGCCACCTTTGATTCCAACGGAAGACGAATATGATGATAAGCCTGAAGAAGGCTTATTCGGTTCATTGGCTAGGCTCATCTTCAACGCCTGCTCAGCTGTCCTCGAAATCTTCACGAGCTTATTCTTTGGCAGAAAGAAACCTCCCCGGAATCATCTTCTGCAGCAGCAGCATTACCACCAGCAAGCAATGAAACATTCAAATGCATGGCCCATGCAAGAGAGCTTTGTGATTCCAGATGAAGATGAGCCCCCATCGATAGAAACCCGAACTCCTACCTCTGGAAAAGCCTATCAGTATATGCCGAGGGAGATGGACAACCACCAGTTCAAGCGGAGCCGATCCTTCCACGGTGGCTGGAATGGCGGATTTCCGCAGCAAGCTCCcgtgcagcagcagcagcatcatCAGAGGCATTACTCGTCCAGCCCTAAAACTTACTACGAGCAGAGCTGTGAGACGAATGAGATCGTGTTTGGTGCGGTTCAGGAACAGGACGGGCGTCGAGAAGCAGTTGTCATAAAGGCAGTTGACTATGGCGATCCCATGTACAATAACCATAACATTAAGTCCCGGTATAACTATATGGGTTACTCCTATGGCTATTGA